Proteins encoded together in one Penicillium digitatum chromosome 1, complete sequence window:
- a CDS encoding Nucleotide-binding, alpha-beta plait, whose translation MSTEMEIDPPVAHDGDAPEQSDRSFEPRTQGNAVAVRSIEGWIIIVSNIHEESSEEDVTELFAEYGEIKNFSLNLDRRTGYVKGYALIEYSTLPEASEAIQNLNGYKLLEQTLHVDYAFVRPPPSGKNKNGGPKGRAIRNRSRSPNRSRSPEAGGDRD comes from the exons ATGTCGACCGAGATGGAAATTGACCCTCCTGTCGCACACGACGGCGACGCTCCCGAGCAGTCGGACCGTAGCTTTGAGCCACGCACCCAAGGGAACGCGGTCGCCGTGCGCAGCATCGAAGGGTGGATTATCATCGTTTCTAATATCCACGAGGAATCATCGGAGGAGGATGTAACTGAACTCTTTGCGGAGTATGGTGAGATCAAAAACTTCAGCTTGAACCTTGATCGGCGAACGGGTTATGTCAAG GGCTACGCATTGATCGAATACTCCACTCTCCCCGAGGCCAGTGAAGCTATCCAGAACCTTAACGGTTACAAGCTCCTCGAACAGACGCTTCACGTCGACTATGCTTTTGTCCGTCCACCCCCATCAGGCAAGAACAAGAACGGAGGGCCAAAGGGCCGAGCTATTCGGAATCGTAGCAGAAGCCCCAACCGGAGTCGCAGCCCCGAAGCTGGCGGCGACCGGGACTAA
- a CDS encoding Six-hairpin glycosidase has protein sequence MLCFLSFSAVANALAYPSQEVLGVPAFSGLIDSPSKETVSEGAGPAPEGSTHDPILNTLQDLITALQVMQDRYFVMWQGTWPTSIDWTAAVLGTHVSAALSSLTSGPLDIPDTDELQGFSFFRLENTVNQFFSQTSAFYFSENSFSIRNQAYDDMLWVVLGWLENIKFQNLHSDLHYVSSNNNSGEPWYGTQFQNSAAHRARIFYELASAGWDKTLCEGGMIWSPYLIPYKNAITNELYISASIEMYLYFPGDSIDAPFFVDSQSTQPARKNPHDPLHLQAAVDGYEWLKNSKMTGIGGLYADGYHVSGWQSASNPGSKKCDELNSMVYTYNQGVVLSGLRGLWLATNSQKYLRDGHELVHQVLQATGWLNTSSQQWKGLGRGGVLEDACDSRGVCSQDGQTFKGIFFHHLSGFCRPLRPQEEQFLEDAILRHATDDDGTEVYEQHMKQCRAYGPWVRHNARAALMTRDSDGKFGTWWGRAYHQLDANEIVDSSTIPDDAVDYRNADDKIKSSTIGPMPKDYNDRGRGRTVETQSGGIAVLRALYQWQSYDAM, from the coding sequence ATGCTATGCTTCCTATCATTTTCTGCTGTGGCCAATGCGCTGGCGTATCCATCTCAGGAAGTCTTAGGAGTCCCTGCTTTTTCCGGTTTGATTGATAGTCCCTCTAAAGAGACTGTCTCTGAGGGTGCTGGACCAGCGCCGGAAGGATCAACTCACGACCCCATTCTGAATACCTTGCAGGATCTTATCACCGCCCTGCAGGTCATGCAAGACAGGTACTTTGTGATGTGGCAGGGCACGTGGCCGACAAGCATCGATTGGACCGCGGCGGTGTTGGGCACACACGTTTCGGCAGCACTCTCATCTCTAACCTCAGGTCCGCTTGATATTCCCGACACAGATGAATTGCAAGGATTCTCCTTCTTCAGGCTTGAGAATACGGTCAATCAATTTTTCAGCCAAACTTCCGCGTTTTACTTCAGTGAAAACTCATTTAGCATTAGAAACCAGGCATACGATGACATGCTGTGGGTCGTGCTAGGGTGGTTGGAGAATATCAAGTTCCAAAATCTTCACTCGGATCTTCACTATGTCTCCTCGAACAACAATTCTGGAGAGCCTTGGTACGGTACCCAGTTTCAGAACTCTGCTGCACACAGAGCACGCATCTTTTACGAGCTCGCCTCGGCTGGTTGGGACAAGACCCTCTGCGAGGGCGGCATGATTTGGAGCCCATACTTGATACCGTACAAAAATGCAATTACGAATGAGCTCTATATTTCTGCAAGCATCGAGATGTATTTGTACTTCCCCGGAGATTCCATCGACGCCCCGTTCTTTGTCGACTCACAAAGTACACAGCCCGCACGGAAGAATCCACACGaccctcttcatcttcaggCTGCGGTTGACGGGTATGAATGGCTCAAAAACTCAAAAATGACCGGGATAGGTGGCCTCTATGCAGATGGTTACCACGTCAGCGGCTGGCAAAGCGCATCAAATCCCGGCTCCAAAAAATGCGACGAGCTCAACTCTATGGTCTACACCTACAATCAAGGAGTCGTTCTCAGCGGGCTGAGAGGACTCTGGCTAGCCACAAACTCGCAAAAATATTTGCGCGACGGTCATGAGCTTGTTCACCAAGTACTGCAAGCCACTGGATGGTTGAATACATCTAGTCAGCAGTGGAAGGGACTTGGTCGGGGAGGTGTGCTTGAGGATGCGTGTGATTCTCGCGGAGTCTGCTCCCAGGATGGACAGACCTTTAAAGGGATATTTTTCCACCACCTCTCTGGATTTTGTCGGCCTCTTCGGCCGCAAGAGGAGCAGTTCCTGGAGGACGCTATCCTCAGACATGCAACAGACGACGACGGGACCGAAGTCTATGAGCAGCATATGAAGCAGTGCCGCGCCTATGGTCCCTGGGTTAGACACAATGCGCGAGCTGCTCTTATGACTCGCGACAGCGATGGCAAGTTTGGCACCTGGTGGGGCCGCGCATATCACCAGCTGGATGCCAACGAGATCGTAGACAGCAGCACTATCCCGGATGATGCTGTTGACTACCGTAATGCCGATGATAAAATCAAGTCCTCGACTATAGGCCCCATGCCGAAAGACTACAACGATCGTGGCCGAGGCCGCACGGTGGAAACACAGTCTGGCGGCATCGCTGTATTAAGAGCATTGTATCAATGGCAATCCTATGATGCTATGTGA